In Oncorhynchus tshawytscha isolate Ot180627B linkage group LG01, Otsh_v2.0, whole genome shotgun sequence, the genomic stretch TTCCAGAATGGCTGAGTGGCAGTCTATTGCGTCTGGGACCCGGCCTGTTCGAGGTGGGGGCTGAACCGTTCTACCACCTTTTTGATGGCCAGGCCCTCATGCACAAGTTTGACCTAAAGAATGGCCATGTGACCTACTATCGGAAGTAAGCCCCTGCGTGTTGACTTCAGTGATGATGCATAACACGTGTACACTGACGGTGGTGAAATCTATATTATGAGGAGGGGGCCATGCAATAATTTTACAGTAACACACTGGTAGTAATTGTGGAGTTTTGTGAAATGTTCCCCTCGGCCAATAAATGTGACTGGAATGTTTTGGGCAACCTCAGCGTGGGCTGTTTCTAATTAAAACAGTGACTAAAGCACAGAGACCTTCTGCTCTCAAAGGCTTCTGAAAGCTAAAACAGAAGTGGGCCTATCAATTCCCAATCTGTATGTTCCAAGCTACATGTTAATTGTTTTTAATGTCCAATGCAGCTCTATCAAATAATTTCTAGTTAACAATTCAgtaccttgttttttttttactgtttaaaTTGAAAAAGTAATTTCTCATGCAAGAATTTtgttaggactgtctgggagtggtctgcgTGCGGGACCTAATTGGATGAGCCTAATGAGGGAGAGACAGTATGTATCCTGAAAACTAAcggttattggcagaggtttaaGTCTTTCTTGGTCAATTAACTTCTATCACCTGGGGATGtcgccaggcaggccaaaactccattccctccaaaacaggctgaaattccaagttatttatttttattttccttctctcctccccccacctaCTCTTACACTAACAGGGTATtgtcattttcacagtattatttcaaCTTCAGAGTCTATGTCCGCGCACCCGTGCAAATGTAATTGGCAAAATAAAAAATACCCATAAGTCAGTTTTAGCTacaactatatatttttttgcactggatgcgtctcaatccaccgcatccgccagTCGCACTTCCGCATCTCCGGTGAAAGGTGACCGAGCTAGAGCGGAGTTTGTCAGACCATAAGACATCCCGAAAATTAGTCGTCTTACAAAATCGTCTGTAGTGTACGCAAATGGGACTCTCACAAACGATGGTGTTTTGCTTTATGACCCCCACAACCATCTTGGGACTTGTCTGAAGTGGGTACCGCTGATCTGACAACTTCTGTCTGGAGTGTCCGAACAGTTTAGGCTACGTGTCATACATGTTGTTTTGCTCTAGAAtgctcacaagactcgtctgaaggtcccccggcACCAGTTGTGGGGAAAAAATTAATGGAAGTACAgtgtatatatggagactgtttagtgccaaaaataaggcactaaatgtaaaaaataaaattaaaataaaaaagtcCTGATCTTATATCGCTGATAAagaacagacacttcagaaccaACTTTCTTtggatttttgggggggactgttccatgtagtgaaactgttattcaatgtgtttggaTGGGCTAATAAGGCAGTAAGGCCAAAAATGACAGGGCTTAGGCTGCTAAGTTAACCCTTATGTTCCTCTGTAGATTTGTCAAAACAGATGCCTATGTGCGAGCCATGACAGAGAAAAGAGTGGTCATCACTGAGTTTGGAACAGCAGCCTACCCAGACCCCTGCAAAAATATATTCTCACGGTCTGATTTGCTCTAATTTTATGATAAAGTAAAACAATGTCCTCACAATTCAGTTATTAGGCATTACATAAATTATCCACGCTTTCCTCATTTCATGAACCCTTTTCTTCTGTCTTTGTAGGTTTTTCACCTACTTCAAAGGGATTGAGGTGACAGATAATTGCTTAGTGAATGTGTACCCTGTTGGTGAGGATTTCTATGCCTGCACAGAAACCAACTACATCACCAAAGTGGACCCAGACACACTGGAGACTCTGAAAAAGGTATGTGCTGCTCACCCTGGCTAACATCAGATAGATTGAACATAAGAACTGTTGTACGTCATAAAGGAGAAGTCTCACAAACTGTTTCTCCAGGTGGACCTGTGTGATTACCTCTCGGTCAATGGGGTGACGGCTCATCCACACATTGAAAGTGATGGAACGGTGTACAACCTTGGGAACTGTTTTGGGAAGAACATGTCATTGGCCTACAACATTGTAAAAATTCCTTCCACACAGAAAGGTTAGTTCTGCATATAGCATTGAGACTATTTTTCTTGAAGTGAGATGTCCCTAAATTAAGTGCATTGGGTCTTGTCTTTTTCTGATGCTTGTTTTCAGACAAGTCAGATCCCATTGCAAAGTCCAAGGTTCTTGTGCAGATACCCAGCAGTGAGAGATTCAAGCCCTCGTATGTTCATAGGTTAGTGACATCATTGATTGAGTTCACATTCTATATTGGAACATTTGTGCttattacatttatttcaatGCTTTTTTTCTGTGTCGTCCATCAGCTTTGGAATGACAGAAAACTACTTTGTCTTTGTTGAGACTCCAATAAAGATCAACCTTCTAAAATTCTTGACTGCTTGGAGCATCTGGGGCACAAATTACATGGATTGCTTTGAGTCAAATGAAACCATGGGTGTAAGTAAACTTGTAGACCACTATTCTTTAACTGCATACAAAGCCTGTTAGCGTTTCACTTTTGATTAATATAGTGCCAATATATCAATCTCACTATTACAAATGTCTTCATCACCAGATAATAGTATTTTTCTTATATAGACATGGTTCCATCTGGCTATGAAGGACCCAGCTAAATACATAGAGCATAAATTCAGGACCTCTGCCTTCAATCTCTTCCATCACATCAACAGCTATGAGGACGATGGCTTCATCGTAGTTGACCTGTGCACTTGGAAAGGGTAGGTAATTGACCAGTTGTTGTTTTGATGACTTGAGAATAACATGTACCAGACACTTATCCAGTGCCCCTTTCTTTTGTTTGGTTTCAGTCATGAGTTTGTCTACAACTACCTATATCTGGCCAACCTGCGGGAGAACTGGGAGGAAGTGAAGAAAGCTGCTATGAGGGCACCTCAACCGGAGGTCCGGCGATACGTTCTGCCCATAGACGTCCACAGAGTAAGCTTTGTGCCCGTATTCTTGTAATTTCTGAAATAAGTAGTAATCACTGCTTTGATGTTATCATCTCAGGATAGAGGACTATATCAGTGAAGTCTTCCCCTTTTGTACTTGCAGGAGAAACAGGGGAAGAATCTGATATCTCTTCCGTACACCACAGCCACTGCAGTGATGCGCAGTGATGGAACCATCTGGCTGGAGCCTGAGGTTCTGTTTTCTGGACCACGACAAGGTAACCCACACACAGCGTGTTTCATTAAACTTTGATGGTTCCCCTATTCTTATACCATCTGATGCCACTAACGATCTGTTCTTTCATATCATCAGTCGTAAGATTTTCCTTATTCGGTAGAATCAGTCATTGAAAATCCTTTATCACTGCAGCATTCGAGTTCCCGCAGATCAACTACAGTAAGTTCTCTGGGAAGAACTACAGCTATGCCTATGGACTGGGTCTGAACCACTTCATCCCTGACAGGGTAAGTATAGCACGCAGGCGAGAACTAGTAGTACATTATCCAACTCTGATTAGGTTTATGATTAAAACTAACCTGCTGATAGTCATTCAGGGAGTGAGTTTGATTGTGTCCTGCTCCAGATTTGCAAACTGAACGTGAAGACCAAGGAGACGTGGGTGTGGCAGGAGCCAGACTCGTACCCCTCAGAACCCATCTTTGTGCAGACCCCAGACTCTGTGGAGGAAGATGACGGTAAACAGAAGGGTTTTAGGCGACTCTATAATATCACAATCTGTTGTCTAACATTTCAACTGGATCAGGTGGCATGAATTACCATACCTAAGcagtgttaggttctaaataacAGGATAAAAACTGCCGGACAACAataaaagctcaaaccaagtttattcacccaatgTGTCAGGCAGCTGAACAGACAGACATGTTCCCACcagcacaagtgtgtgtgtgtgtgtgtgtgtgtatatacagttgaagtcggaagtttacatacaccttagccaaatacatttaaactcagttttcacaattcctggcatttaatcctagtaaaaattccatcttaggtcagttcggatcatcactttattttaagaatgtgaaatgttagaataatagtagagttatttctttcatcacattcccagtgggtcagaagtttacatacgcactcaattagtatttggtagcattgccttaaacaatttaaacttgggtcaaacattttgggtagccttccacaagcttccaacaataagttgggtgaattttggcccattcttcctgacagagctggtgtaactgagtcaggttttctaggtctccttgctcgcacacactttttcagttctgcccgcaaatgttctataggattgaggtcagggctttctgatggccactccaataccttgactttgttgtccttaagccattttgccacaactttggaagtatgcttggggtcaatgtccatttggaagacccatttgcgaccgagcttcaacttcctgactgatgtcttgagatgttgcttcaatatatccacaattttatttcctcataatgccatctatattgtgatgtgcaccagtccctcctgcagcacagcacccccacaacatgatgctgccacccccgtgcttcacggttgggttggtgttcttcggcttgcaagcctccccctttttcctccaaacataacgatggtcaaacagttctatttttgtttcatcagaccagaggacatttctccaaaaagtacaatctttatccccatgtgcagttgcaaaccgtagtctggcttttttatggcggttttggagcagtgtcttcttccttgctgagaggcctttcatggtgatgtcaatataggacttgttttactgtggatatagatacttttgtacctgtttcctccagcatcttcacacggtccttagctgttgttctgtgattgatttgcacatttcacaccaaagtacgttcatctctaggagacagaacgcgtctccttcctgagcggtatgatggctgcgtggtccagtggtgtttatacttgcgtacttttgtttgtacagatgaacgtggtaccttcaggtgtttggaaattgctctcaaggatgaaccagacttgtgaaatTCTACAATggtttttctaaggtcttggctgatttcttttgattttcctatgatgtcaagcgaagaggcactgagtttgaaggtaggccttgaaatacatccacagatacacctccaattgactcatatgatgtcaattagcctatcagaagcttctaaagccatgacatcattttctggaattttccaagctgttgaaaggcacagtcaatttagtgtatgtaaacttctga encodes the following:
- the LOC112244994 gene encoding retinal Mueller cells isomerohydrolase isoform X1 — protein: MVSRIQHPAGGYKKIFETCGELNEPIPAIVVGVIPEWLSGSLLRLGPGLFEVGAEPFYHLFDGQALMHKFDLKNGHVTYYRKFVKTDAYVRAMTEKRVVITEFGTAAYPDPCKNIFSRFFTYFKGIEVTDNCLVNVYPVGEDFYACTETNYITKVDPDTLETLKKVDLCDYLSVNGVTAHPHIESDGTVYNLGNCFGKNMSLAYNIVKIPSTQKDKSDPIAKSKVLVQIPSSERFKPSYVHSFGMTENYFVFVETPIKINLLKFLTAWSIWGTNYMDCFESNETMGTWFHLAMKDPAKYIEHKFRTSAFNLFHHINSYEDDGFIVVDLCTWKGHEFVYNYLYLANLRENWEEVKKAAMRAPQPEVRRYVLPIDVHREKQGKNLISLPYTTATAVMRSDGTIWLEPEVLFSGPRQAFEFPQINYSKFSGKNYSYAYGLGLNHFIPDRICKLNVKTKETWVWQEPDSYPSEPIFVQTPDSVEEDDGVLLSIVVNPGADQRPGYLLILNARDLTEIARAEVEVIIPVTFHGMYKP
- the LOC112244994 gene encoding retinal Mueller cells isomerohydrolase isoform X2, yielding MHKFDLKNGHVTYYRKFVKTDAYVRAMTEKRVVITEFGTAAYPDPCKNIFSRFFTYFKGIEVTDNCLVNVYPVGEDFYACTETNYITKVDPDTLETLKKVDLCDYLSVNGVTAHPHIESDGTVYNLGNCFGKNMSLAYNIVKIPSTQKDKSDPIAKSKVLVQIPSSERFKPSYVHSFGMTENYFVFVETPIKINLLKFLTAWSIWGTNYMDCFESNETMGTWFHLAMKDPAKYIEHKFRTSAFNLFHHINSYEDDGFIVVDLCTWKGHEFVYNYLYLANLRENWEEVKKAAMRAPQPEVRRYVLPIDVHREKQGKNLISLPYTTATAVMRSDGTIWLEPEVLFSGPRQAFEFPQINYSKFSGKNYSYAYGLGLNHFIPDRICKLNVKTKETWVWQEPDSYPSEPIFVQTPDSVEEDDGVLLSIVVNPGADQRPGYLLILNARDLTEIARAEVEVIIPVTFHGMYKP